One window from the genome of Streptomyces sp. WZ-12 encodes:
- the sigM gene encoding RNA polymerase sigma factor SigM has protein sequence MSTDSDKASTPTDADLLALHVKGDPDAFGEIVRRHRDRLWAVALRTLSDREEAADAVQDALVSAYRAAHTFRGQSAVTTWLHRITVNACLDRARKTASRRTSPVAETERLEQLLEPEESAALPAERQDVHRELLIALRTLPEEQRAALVLVDMQGYSVAEAAAILDVPTGTVKSRCSRGRARLLPLVTHLRDDDGDSDPKSGGRNWAQGTSVPPTAGPKGTGAVKGGGGRA, from the coding sequence GTGTCCACCGACAGCGACAAGGCTTCGACACCAACCGACGCCGATCTCCTTGCGCTGCACGTAAAGGGCGACCCCGATGCGTTCGGAGAGATCGTCCGCCGTCACCGCGACCGGCTCTGGGCCGTGGCCTTACGCACCCTCAGCGATCGCGAGGAAGCCGCCGACGCAGTGCAGGACGCGCTGGTCTCCGCCTATCGCGCCGCCCACACCTTCCGCGGCCAGTCGGCCGTGACGACCTGGCTGCACCGCATCACGGTCAACGCCTGCCTGGACCGGGCCCGCAAGACCGCGTCCCGACGCACCTCTCCGGTAGCCGAGACCGAGCGCCTGGAGCAGCTCCTCGAACCCGAAGAGTCCGCTGCTCTCCCGGCCGAGCGCCAGGACGTGCACCGCGAACTGCTCATCGCGCTGCGCACACTCCCCGAGGAACAGCGCGCCGCTCTCGTACTCGTCGATATGCAGGGGTACTCCGTCGCGGAGGCTGCCGCGATCCTCGATGTCCCGACCGGAACGGTGAAAAGCCGCTGCTCGCGTGGGCGCGCGCGTCTGCTGCCGTTGGTCACCCATCTGCGCGACGACGACGGGGATAGCGATCCCAAGAGCGGGGGAAGGAACTGGGCGCAGGGGACATCCGTCCCACCGACGGCAGGACCGAAGGGCACAGGTGCCGTGAAGGGCGGAGGTGGGCGAGCGTGA
- a CDS encoding serine/threonine protein kinase — MAERSTAAVDVADTSGEEPLTAKAGRATDDGAKAEKVSGKEKDAARTDEKGAQATDSKPPELHSGHKLARRYRLEECVTRLDGFSSWRAVDEKLRRAVGVHVLPADHPRARPVLSAARASALLGDPRFVQVLDAVEDSDLVYVVHEWLPDATELATVLANGPLEPHDAYQLVSQVSQAMTAAHREGLAHLRLTPSSVLRTESGQYRIRGLAVMAALRGITCEHPQRTDTEAIGALLYAALTQRWPYENDAYGLAGLPKGVGLIAPDQVRAGVHRGLSELAMRALVNDGATASRQEPPCTTPEELAKAVAAMPRIRPPETAFSTPPPYQRTGYQQGSYGQPATRNGQPTRATQPVAAPPPPLQSRTGKALKWSVSALLIAALGLGSWQLADTLLKREGDQDASGNSQSAGGAAKKPTGKPIKIEDGAEYYPDGQPQHPEQARATYDGDPSTFWRSKSFLEGPDLNPAFKKGVGLVYDLGSEQQVSSASIGLRYSGNHTTVTLYAAHSLSPSEPLSSMRELGTAKTSGTTAKVSLKSPTKARYVVVWMTAMPYSEADPESYSKAGYKQGVTEVSFTG; from the coding sequence GTGGCGGAACGGAGCACGGCTGCCGTCGACGTGGCCGACACGAGCGGCGAGGAGCCGCTGACCGCCAAGGCGGGGCGGGCCACGGACGACGGTGCAAAGGCCGAGAAGGTATCCGGCAAGGAAAAGGACGCCGCACGCACCGACGAGAAAGGTGCCCAGGCGACCGATTCCAAGCCACCGGAACTCCACAGCGGTCACAAGCTGGCGAGACGCTACCGCCTCGAAGAGTGCGTCACCCGTCTGGACGGATTCAGTAGCTGGCGCGCCGTCGACGAGAAGCTCCGCCGGGCCGTCGGCGTGCACGTGCTGCCCGCCGACCACCCTCGCGCCCGTCCGGTGCTTTCCGCCGCCCGGGCCTCCGCGCTCCTCGGCGATCCCCGTTTCGTGCAGGTCCTCGACGCCGTCGAGGACAGCGACCTCGTCTACGTCGTCCACGAGTGGCTGCCGGACGCCACCGAACTGGCCACCGTCCTGGCCAACGGCCCGCTCGAACCCCACGACGCCTACCAACTCGTCAGCCAGGTCTCGCAGGCCATGACCGCCGCCCACCGCGAGGGTCTGGCCCATCTGCGACTCACCCCGAGCTCGGTGCTGCGCACGGAATCCGGGCAGTACCGCATCCGCGGCCTCGCCGTCATGGCGGCGCTCCGCGGCATCACCTGCGAGCACCCGCAGCGCACGGACACCGAGGCCATCGGCGCCCTCCTGTACGCCGCCCTCACCCAACGCTGGCCGTACGAGAACGACGCCTACGGCCTCGCCGGCCTCCCCAAGGGCGTCGGCCTGATCGCGCCCGACCAGGTGCGCGCGGGCGTCCACCGGGGGCTGTCCGAGCTCGCCATGCGTGCGCTGGTCAACGACGGGGCCACCGCGTCCCGCCAGGAGCCGCCGTGCACCACCCCGGAAGAGCTGGCCAAGGCCGTCGCGGCGATGCCGCGCATCCGTCCTCCGGAGACGGCGTTCTCGACGCCCCCGCCATACCAGCGCACGGGCTACCAGCAGGGCTCCTACGGACAGCCGGCGACCCGCAACGGTCAGCCCACCCGGGCGACGCAGCCCGTCGCCGCGCCACCGCCCCCGCTCCAGAGCCGCACCGGCAAGGCGCTGAAGTGGTCGGTCTCCGCGCTGTTGATCGCGGCGCTGGGCCTGGGCAGTTGGCAGTTGGCGGACACCCTGCTGAAGCGCGAGGGCGACCAGGACGCCTCCGGGAACTCGCAGAGCGCAGGCGGAGCCGCCAAGAAGCCGACCGGCAAGCCGATCAAGATCGAGGACGGCGCCGAGTACTACCCGGACGGCCAGCCGCAGCACCCCGAGCAGGCGAGGGCCACCTACGACGGAGACCCCTCGACCTTCTGGCGCAGCAAGAGCTTCCTTGAAGGCCCCGACCTGAACCCGGCCTTCAAGAAGGGCGTCGGGCTGGTCTACGACCTCGGCTCGGAGCAGCAGGTGAGCAGCGCGTCGATCGGGCTGCGCTACAGCGGCAACCACACGACGGTGACCCTCTACGCCGCCCACTCCCTCTCACCGTCCGAACCGCTGAGCTCCATGCGGGAGCTCGGTACGGCCAAGACGTCGGGAACCACCGCCAAGGTCTCGCTGAAGTCACCGACGAAGGCGCGGTACGTCGTCGTGTGGATGACCGCGATGCCCTACTCGGAGGCCGACCCCGAGTCCTACAGCAAGGCCGGTTACAAGCAGGGCGTGACCGAGGTCTCCTTCACCGGCTGA
- the murJ gene encoding murein biosynthesis integral membrane protein MurJ codes for MNAPYDGGRGRGSHGDPSGAVPPTPPLPADQDPYVQDAYRNDPQQAPAPTAQDPAGAAPYDHAAHPAPSGPPANPLYQQQPDPQQWPTPAPAQPQGPVQDLSQGDPDATVQFAGGDALMAQGADERPERDAFAHLFRDQQQPYQPPRPAPAPMAQQAPAAAPGPEPMTQQAVEEAEPEPAPVAAAGKQSGGRASGLLKSSAVMAAGTMVSRLTGFVRSALIVAALGGAVLGDSWQVAYQLPTMIFILTIGGGLNSVFVPQLVRAMKEDEDGGEAYANRLLTLVVVVLGVLTILAVFAAPLLVKLVSFDISRDPAANEVAVAFTRYCVPTIFFMGLHVVMGQILNARGRFGAMMWTPVLNNIVMIATFGLFIWVYGTAKTSHIGVTTIPDAGIRLLGIGTLLGLVVQALAMIPYLRDADFKLRLRFDWRGHGLGKAAKLAKWTVLFVLANQAGVLVVTQLSTWAGKTADHQGHPGTGFISYASAQLIWNMPQAIITVSVMAALLPRLARSAHDGDTGAVRDDMSQGLRTSAVAIVPISFGFLSLGIPLCTLVYGSSGAGIPMGYMLMAFGVGLIPFSVQYVVLRAFYAYEDTRTPFYNTVIVAGVNAAASALCFLVLPARWAVVGMAASYGLAYVIGVGVAWRRLSKRMGGDLDTPHVVRTYARLAGASIPATIVSGALVYVLMQALGTGFVGSLAALIAGAAALLAVFYLAARKMRIEELNALVGMVRSKLGR; via the coding sequence ATGAATGCGCCGTATGACGGTGGCCGCGGCCGGGGCTCGCATGGCGATCCCTCGGGGGCGGTCCCTCCGACGCCGCCGTTGCCCGCGGACCAGGACCCCTACGTCCAGGACGCCTACCGCAACGACCCGCAGCAGGCACCGGCCCCGACGGCCCAGGACCCGGCCGGCGCGGCGCCGTATGACCACGCCGCGCACCCGGCCCCCTCGGGACCGCCCGCCAACCCGCTCTACCAGCAGCAGCCCGACCCGCAGCAGTGGCCCACGCCCGCACCGGCGCAGCCACAGGGGCCGGTCCAGGACCTGTCGCAGGGCGACCCCGACGCGACGGTGCAGTTCGCCGGCGGCGACGCGCTGATGGCCCAGGGCGCCGACGAGCGCCCCGAGCGGGACGCGTTCGCGCACCTCTTCCGGGACCAGCAGCAGCCGTACCAGCCGCCGCGCCCCGCGCCGGCCCCCATGGCCCAGCAGGCACCGGCGGCGGCTCCCGGCCCGGAGCCGATGACCCAACAGGCCGTCGAAGAAGCCGAACCCGAGCCCGCCCCGGTCGCGGCGGCCGGCAAGCAGTCCGGCGGCCGCGCCTCCGGGCTGCTGAAGTCCAGCGCGGTGATGGCCGCCGGCACGATGGTGTCCCGGCTCACCGGCTTCGTCCGCTCCGCGCTGATCGTCGCGGCGCTCGGCGGCGCGGTGCTCGGTGACTCCTGGCAGGTCGCCTACCAGCTACCGACGATGATCTTCATCCTGACCATCGGCGGCGGCCTGAACTCCGTCTTCGTCCCGCAGCTCGTCCGCGCGATGAAGGAGGACGAGGACGGCGGCGAGGCGTATGCCAACCGGCTGCTCACCCTCGTCGTCGTCGTCCTGGGCGTGCTGACGATACTGGCGGTCTTCGCCGCACCCCTGCTGGTCAAACTGGTCTCGTTCGACATCTCCCGCGACCCGGCGGCCAACGAGGTCGCGGTCGCCTTCACCCGCTACTGCGTGCCCACGATCTTCTTCATGGGCCTGCACGTCGTCATGGGCCAGATCCTCAACGCCCGCGGCCGCTTCGGCGCGATGATGTGGACCCCGGTCCTCAACAACATCGTCATGATCGCCACCTTCGGCCTGTTCATCTGGGTCTACGGCACGGCGAAGACCTCCCACATCGGCGTCACCACCATCCCCGACGCCGGCATCCGACTGCTCGGCATCGGCACGCTCCTCGGCCTGGTGGTCCAGGCGCTGGCGATGATCCCGTACCTGCGCGACGCCGACTTCAAGCTCCGCCTCCGGTTCGACTGGCGCGGCCACGGCCTGGGCAAGGCCGCCAAGCTGGCCAAGTGGACGGTGCTGTTCGTCCTCGCCAACCAGGCGGGCGTGCTGGTCGTCACCCAGCTCTCCACCTGGGCCGGCAAGACCGCCGACCACCAGGGCCACCCGGGCACCGGCTTCATCTCCTACGCCAGCGCCCAGCTGATCTGGAACATGCCGCAGGCGATCATCACCGTCTCCGTCATGGCCGCGCTGCTGCCCCGACTGGCGCGCTCCGCTCACGACGGCGACACCGGCGCGGTCCGGGACGACATGTCACAGGGCCTGCGCACGTCAGCCGTGGCCATCGTCCCGATCTCGTTCGGGTTCCTCTCCCTCGGCATCCCGCTCTGCACGCTGGTCTACGGCTCGTCCGGCGCCGGCATCCCCATGGGCTACATGCTGATGGCCTTCGGCGTGGGCCTGATCCCGTTCTCGGTGCAGTACGTCGTCCTGCGCGCCTTCTACGCGTACGAGGACACCCGCACCCCCTTCTACAACACGGTGATCGTCGCCGGCGTCAACGCCGCGGCCTCCGCCCTCTGCTTCCTGGTCCTGCCCGCCCGCTGGGCCGTGGTGGGCATGGCGGCGTCCTACGGGCTCGCCTACGTCATCGGTGTCGGCGTCGCCTGGCGTCGCCTGAGCAAGCGGATGGGCGGCGACCTGGACACCCCGCACGTCGTGCGGACCTACGCGCGGCTGGCCGGCGCCAGCATCCCGGCCACGATCGTTTCCGGCGCCCTGGTGTACGTGCTGATGCAGGCGCTCGGCACCGGCTTCGTCGGCTCACTCGCCGCGCTCATCGCCGGCGCCGCCGCACTTCTGGCCGTCTTCTACCTCGCCGCCCGAAAAATGCGGATCGAGGAGCTCAACGCCCTGGTGGGCATGGTCAGGTCCAAGCTGGGACGCTGA